In one window of Clavelina lepadiformis chromosome 4, kaClaLepa1.1, whole genome shotgun sequence DNA:
- the LOC143451546 gene encoding talin-2-like isoform X5, with product MVNLALKILIKHSNVTKTMQFDPACIVYDACRIIREKTPEAQQGQAQDYSLFLSDKDPKKGVWLESRRPLEYYLLRDGDVLEYKLKHRPLKVRTLDASIKTVMIDDSNTVEQLMITICTRLGIVNHEEYSLVRDIQVDDSMQKKDTGTLLRPGTTDRKFETLKKKLHTDDELNWLNHGQTLREQGVEDIETLVLRRKYFYSDQNVDSRDPIQLNLLYVQSRDGIIKGQYPVSEKDAITFAALQCQIQLGQHDEKKHKPGYIELKDFLPKEYAKTRGIEKKIFAEHKLLENMNEIESKVKYTKNCRDLKTYGVTFFLVKEKMKGRNKLVPRLMGVTRESVMRVDERTKDIIKVWPLTSVKRWAASPKSFTLDFGDYQDGYYSVQTTEGDQIAQLIAGYIDIILKKRQAKDNYGPEMDEDAAMVEDVVSPHRAQLVAMHGGSAGSFHSGSVAMPGVIRNPNANPDSYSMGAMQPPTQITTHSNLSYGGQPLTAAQQAFMGNIEHGFNACRAAHEGFNSKANLPPLGSDAASKQWKLNAIEENRHNIQSNLAAIDAATATVITKTSGDPKETNYTMVGSAVTTISSNLNDMTRGLRLMAALLENDEDGDNLMKAARDLTAAINDLLKAAQPNSGEPRQNILGAAGKVGDASHDILKYIGEGGDDQFQDILMNLAKAVANATAALVLKAKAVASRNNDQPTQNRVIASATQCALSTSQLVACTKVVGPSISNPTCQEQLIDAAREVSQAVDGCVEASQLATNDPDLMRALGDAATGVGKALNDLINHIKLGSGQNGEKYDDQCEAILNATDKLCNSMGNATVMVKQARLLGQATSDLVNMLKLEAEEDDDEETRKKLLAAAKLLADATAKMVEAAKGAANNPHDSQQQQNLKSAAENLRTATNAATQNALRKKLVHRLEASARQAAVAATQTIAAANAAEPYNTNKAGQNQLVAHGKALQQDHVPRLLQGIHAAYEDPDNTSAQQNLINASNDFVLPGTKMVGYSKAVVPTVSDQSTALQLANCTKKLALSIAELKTAAVKASEVCGPSGIDAALESVRGLDRQLSDYCNDAKNGKLQSLPGQSMKSCAQDLGATSKTVGGSMAQLLTAAAQGNEDYTGMAARDTANALGTLVAAARGVSANLPDLDSQLHLLETGRDVMDKSVNLMQEAKVAVHDPENPENRQRLAQVAKAVSHALNNCINCLPGQRDVDETLKNIAESSKRLLSNQFPTTSTNFQTAQSQLNKTAEDLNIAANDLVGACRGTPTELAASSSNYNDRFTDLLNAGLNVAGQSRDREDQNQVVGNLKSISMASSKLLLAAKALSADPGAPNAKNQLAAAARAVTESINNLITHCTQTAPGQKECDNALRQLKTVKEMLENPNEPVNDFSYFDCLESVMDNSKMLGESMSGITQHARASELESFGEAVTATQKSLIGLTEAAAQAAYLVGIADPNSEAGTQGLVDQTQFARANQAIQMACQSLIDPSSNQTQVLSAATIVAKHTSALCNVCRVASNKTTNAVARKHFVQSAKEVANATANLVHTIKALDGNFSEENRANCAHATKPLTDAVESLTTFASNAEFASVPAKISDEAREAQKPIIESGQQMLESSSELIKTARLLANNPKDPPTWQVMAGHSRVVSDSIKKLIANIRDNAPGQKECDDAIQAIDDSIKQLNQASLSAMDQALPPRGDNTLNGFQAMVVDTVNQIGTCIDPLANAAKGDAAQLGRQVAQMGNYFEPLTNATIGAASNSVNHQRQMDILDYSKTLAESALQLMYAAKEGGGNPKPTKLPSSGLKKADNTHEAIEEAAEATKEAIEDLLKSVQEAPEAVMSGMIDTISGATEILDRNVQPDEQDTFAHYQTNIVERCRAIVVASSDMGMAMNNRPEELAPLAKKVTQEYSALANDGAYAVALADSEEVSSHIKRSIQDLGEACKDLMNTSGMVQSDPRDLHAKKQLSDAGRNIKEKVSYVMSSLQQGGRGTQACINAHTQVQGIIGDLDTTLMFVSSGALNTDADTESFADHREKILSTAKALVEDTKQLVAGAASGQEKLAAAAHSASSTINKLADVVKRGATSLGSDDPDTQVVLINAVRDVASALADLINATKDASGKSSSDNAMFHLKASAKAMVTNVTSLLKTVKSVEDEAAKGPRAIEQTIHSIKQELRCLQSVAGEERRASPEELIHITKPITSATAKAVAAGKSCRQEDMVICANMGRKAVFDMIHICRASAANTEDPIQQQSTLNFGQAVAESYASLLNNVLSISQQPNNNDLKKNLIPLSKNVATAVSNMVRSGESMKGSDWVDPNDPNVIAEQELLAAAASIEAAAKKLAQLRPRKKPKQADENLNFEEQILEAAKSIATATTALVKAASAAQKELVLQGKVGSVPALRHDDGQWSQGLISAAQMVARATGNLCEAANQAVQGEASEEKLVTSAKQVASSTAQLLVACKVKADPNSENMKRLQIAGNAVKHASEDLVKAASESTHSDEEVEVVINARLVGGIAQEMMAQEEILRKERELQSARQKLAQIRRMRYKDDSESD from the exons ATGGTTAACCTAGCGCTGAAGATTTTAATCAAACATTCCAATGTAACTAAAACAATGCAGTTTGATCCTGCCTGCATTGTGTATGATGCTTGCCGGATTATACGAGAAAAGACACCAGAAGCCCAGCAAGGTCAAG cgCAAGATTACAGCCTTTTTCTGTCTGATAAAGACCCGAAGAAGGGGGTCTGGCTTGAATCAAGGAGACCTCTGGAGTACTACCTGCTGAGAGATGGA GATGTGCTAGAATATAAATTGAAGCATAGACCTTTGAAGGTCCGTACTTTGGATGCTTCAATCAAGACTGTTATG attgATGATAGCAACACTGTTGAACAGTTGATGATTACAATTTGCACTAGACTTG GAATTGTTAACCATGAAGAATATTCCCTTGTACGAGATATTCAAGTCGACGATAGTATGCAAAAGAAG GATACCGGAACTTTGTTAAGACCTGGAACCACAGACAGGAAGTTTGAAACTCTGAAAAAGAAATTACATACCGACGATGAAT TAAACTGGCTTAACCATGGACAGACATTGAGAGAGCAAGGTGTTGAAGACATAGAAACTTTAGTGCTTcgaagaaaatatttttactctgATCAGAACGTTGATTCTCGTGATCCGATTCAACTCAATCTTCTCTATGTCCAG TCCAGAGATGGGATTATCAAAGGACAATATCCTGTGAGTGAAAAGGATGCCATTACATTTGCTGCTCTCCAATGTCAAATTCAGTTGGGTCAACATGATGAAAAGAAACATAAGCCTGGATATATTga ATTAAAAGACTTTTTACCAAAGGAATATGCTAAAACACGTGGAATAGAGAAAAAGATATTTGCAGAGCATAAGTTGTTGGAAAATATGAACGAAATCGAATCAAAAGTCAAATATACCAAAAACTGCAGGGATTTGAAGACTTACGGGGTcactttttttcttgttaag GAGAAAATGAAAGGTCGCAATAAGCTAGTTCCTCGATTAATGGGAGTGACTCGTGAATCAGTCATGAGGGTTGATGAGAGAACTAAGGACATTATTAAAGTTTGGCCTCTAACTTCCGTAAAGCGTTGGGCTGCTTCACCAAAATCCTTTACCTTG GATTTTGGTGACTACCAGGATGGCTATTACAGTGTACAAACAACAGAAGGTGACCAGATTGCTCAGTTGATTGCCGGTTATATAGACATCATCTTGAAAAAGAGACAGGCAAAAGATAATTATGGCCCAGAAATGGATGAGGATGCTGCCATGGTTGAAGACGTTGTGTCCCCACACAG AGCACAGCTTGTAGCTATGCATGGTGGATCTGCCGGCTCTTTTCATTCTGGTTCTGTTGCCATGCCTGGCGTGATTCGAAATCCTAACGCCAATCCTGATAGCTATTCGATGGGAGCTATGCAACCCCCTACACAAATTACTACACACAGCAATCTTTCTTATGGTGGACAACCACTG acTGCTGCCCAGCAAGCTTTTATGGGGAATATTGAACACGGTTTTAATGCTTGTCGTGCTGCTCATGAAGGTTTTAACAGTAAAGCAAACCTACCACCACTAGGCTCAGATGCT GCATCAAAACAGTGGAAGTTAAATGCAATTGAAGAGAATCGACACAACATTCAATCCAATCTTGCCGCCATTGATGCGGCAACTGCCACGGTTATTACAAAAACATCAG GTGATCCAAAAGAGACAAATTACACGATGGTTGGGTCAGCAGTAACAACTATCTCCTCAAACCTTAATGACATGACCAGGGGCTTGCGACTAATGGCTGCTCTACTTGAAAATGATGAGGATGGAGACAACTTGATGAAg GCAGCACGGGACTTAACTGCAGCAATTAATGATCTGCTCAAGGCGGCCCAGCCGAATAGTGGTGAACCACGCCAAAATATTTTGGGTGCAGCCGGTAAAGTTGGAGATGCAAGTCATGACATTCTTAAATATATTGGAGAAGGTGGTGATGACCAATTCCAG GATATACTCATGAATTTGGCAAAAGCTGTGGCAAATGCTACTGCTGCACttgttttaaaagcaaagGCAGTTGCAAGTCGCAACAATGACCAACCGACACAAAATCGAGTTATTGCCAGTGCCACACAGTGTGCTCTTTCCACTTCTCAACTCGTTGCATGTACAAAG GTTGTTGGCCCTTCCATAAGTAACCCAACATGCCAGGAACAATTGATTGACGCTGCACGTGAAGTATCGCAGGCTGTTGATGGCTGTGTTGAAGCATCACAACTTGCTACTAATGATCCTGATCTTATGCGGGCACTTGGAGATGCTGCCACTGGTGTTGGAAAAGCTTTGAATGACTTAATCAACCACATTAAACTT GGATCTGGCCAGAATGGAGAAAAGTATGATGACCAGTGTGAAGCAATTCTAAATGCAACAGATAAATTGTGCAATAGCATGGGCAATGCAACTGTAATGGTTAAACAAGCACGGCTTTTGGGTCAA GCAACTTCTGATCTTGTGAATATGTTAAAACTGGAAGCAGAAGAGGATGATGATGAAGAAACCCGGAAGAAATTGCTTGCAGCAGCCAAACTACTTGCTGATGCAACCGCAAAAATGGTCGAAGCTGCTAAG GGAGCAGCGAACAATCCGCATGATTcccaacaacaacaaaatctcAAATCTGCTGCAGAAAATCTTCGTACTGCGACCAATGCTGCTACACAGAATGCCCTTCGCAAGAAGCTTGTTCATCGCCTTGAAGCATCAGCAAGACAAGCTGCTGTAGCTGCAACTCAAACCATTGCAGCAGCAAATGCAGCAGAGCCATATAACACCAATAAAGCTGGACAGAATCAGCTTGTTGCTCATGGCAAG GCCCTGCAGCAAGACCACGTTCCTCGTTTACTTCAGGGAATACACGCAGCATATGAAGATCCTGATAATACTTCTGCTCAGCAAAATCTTATAAATGCGTCAAATGACTTTGTGCTA CCAGGAACCAAAATGGTTGGGTACTCAAAGGCTGTGGTGCCCACTGTTAGTGACCAATCCACTGCACTACAGCTTGCTAATTGCACGAAAAAATTGGCTTTATCCATTGCTGAGCTTAAAACTGCTGCTGTCAAg GCTAGTGAAGTGTGTGGACCAAGTGGTATAGATGCTGCTTTGGAATCTGTTCGTGGTTTGGATCGTCAACTTTCTGATTACTGCAATGATGCTAAAAATGGAAAATTGCAGTCTCTTCCAGGACAAAGTATGAAATCATGTGCACAAGATCTGGGAGCCACGTCTAAAACTGTTGGTGGTTCAATGGCCCAACTGCTTACAGCAGCTGCTCAG GGAAACGAAGACTACACAGGCATGGCTGCTCGTGATACTGCAAATGCTCTTGGAACACTAGTTGCTGCAGCTCGAGGTGTATCAGCCAATCTACCAGATCTTGATTCTCAACTGCATTTGCTAGAGACTGGTCGTGATGTTATGGATAAATCAGTAAATTTGATGCAAGAAGCTAAGGTCGCTGTTCATGATCCAGAAAATCCAGAGAATCGACAAAGGCTTGCACAA GTGGCCAAGGCAGTATCACATGCATTAAATAATTGCATCAATTGTTTACCTGGTCAGCGGGATGTTGATGAAACCTTGAAGAACATTGCTGAAAGTAGCAAACGACTACTTTCCAATCAG TTTCCAACAACATCCACCAACTTCCAAACTGCTCAATCCCAGTTAAACAAAACAGCGGAGGACTTAAATATTGCAGCCAATGACCTGGTTGGCGCATGCCGTGGCACACCCACTGAACTTGCTGCTTCAAGCTCCAACTACAATGATCGTTTTACAGATTTGTTAAATGCTGGGCTGAATGTCGCTGGCCAGTCAAGG gatcGTGAAGACCAAAATCAAGTTGTAGGTAACTTGAAAAGCATTTCAATGGCATCAAGCAAGCTTCTATTGGCCGCTAAAGCCTTATCTGCTGATCCAGGCGCACCAAATGCGAAAAACCAACTTGCAGCAGCTGCTAG AGCTGTAACGGAAAGCATCAATAACCTAATAACTCACTGCACACAGACTGCTCCTGGGCAAAAAGAATGTGATAATGCACTTCGTCAACTAAAG acGGTTAAAGAGATGCTGGAGAATCCAAATGAACCAGTAAATGATTTCTCTTATTTTGATTGTTTGGAAAGTGTAATGGATAATTCTAAAATGCTTGGGGAATCAATGAGTGGAATTACACAACATGCAAGAGCAAGCGAACTTGAAAGTTTTGGTGAAGCCGTGACTGCCACTCAAAAATCATTGATTGGCCTAACTGAAGCGGCTGCACAG GCTGCTTATTTGGTGGGCATTGCTGATCCGAACAGTGAAGCAGGAACGCAAGGGTTGGTAGATCAAACACAATTTGCTAGGGCAAATCAAGCTATTCAGATGGCATGTCAAAGTTTGATCGATCCTTCAAGCAACCAGACACAG GTTCTCTCTGCTGCTACTATTGTTGCCAAACACACATCAGCTTTGTGCAATGTCTGCCGTGTTGCTTcaaacaaaactacaaatgCAGTTGCAAGGAAACACTTCGTTCAGTCAGCTAAAGAAGTTGCAAATGCCACGGCTAATCTTGTACACACCATAAAG GCACTGGATGGCAATTTTTCAGAAGAAAATAGAGCGAACTGTGCTCATGCAACTAAACCATTAACTGATGCTGTTGAAAGTTTAACTACATTTGCCTCAAATGCTGAGTTTGCCAGTGTTCCTGCCAAAATAAGTGATGAG GCCCGAGAAGCTCAAAAGCCAATCATAGAATCTGGACAACAAATGCTTGAAAGTTCTAGTGAATTGATAAAGACTGCTCGCCTATTGGCTAACAATCCCAAAGATCCCCCAACATGGCAAGTTATGGCTGGACACTCACGGGTTGTCTCAGATTCCATTAAAAAACTGATTGCCAACATCAG AGACAATGCACCAGGCCAAAAGGAGTGTGATGATGCCATTCAAGCAATTGATGATTCAATTAAGCAACTTAATCAAGCTTCTCTCTCTGCTATGGATCAGGCTTTGCCTCCTAGAGGGGACAATACACTAAATGGGTTCCAGGCAAtg GTTGTGGATACTGTGAATCAGATCGGTACGTGTATCGATCCCCTTGCAAATGCTGCTAAAGGTGATGCTGCACAGCTTGGCCGCCAG GTTGCTCAAATGGGTAATTATTTTGAACCTTTAACCAATGCTACAATTGGTGCTGCTTCAAACTCAGTGAATCATCAACGTCAAATGGATATTCTTGACTATAGCAAAACTCTTGCTGAGTCTGCATTACAGCTGATGTATGCAGCTAAGGAAGGAGGAGGAAATCCAAAG CCAACAAAATTACCTTCTTCTGGACTTAAAAAG GCTGACAACACGCATGAGGCAATAGAAGAAGCAGCAGAAGCTACCAAGGAAGCTATTGAAGATCTTCTTAAATCAGTCCAAGAAGCACCTGAAGCTGTCATGAGTGGAATGATTGACACAATTTCTGGCGCAACTGAG ATTTTGGATAGAAATGTTCAACCAGATGAGCAAGACACGTTTGCCCACTACCAAACCAATATTGTTGAAAGATGCAGAGCAATTGTTGTTGCTAGCAGTGACATGGGCATGGCGATGAATAACAGACCAGAAGAACTTGCACCGTTAGCTAAGAAAGTTACTCAGGAATACTCTGCACTTGCAAATGATGGTGCATATGCCGTCGCTCTTGCTGATTCAGAAGAA GTAAGCTCTCATATCAAACGAAGCATACAGGACTTGGGTGAGGCCTGCAAGGACTTGATGAATACATCTGGTATGGTACAAAGTGATCCGCGCGATCTTCATGCCAAGAAACAACTCAGTGATGCTGGCCGTAATATCAAAGAGAAG GTTTCTTATGTAATGTCATCACTGCAACAAGGTGGAAGAGGCACACAGGCATGTATTAATGCTCACACACAAGTCCAGGGCATCATTGGTGACCTTGATACAACCCTTATGTTTGTTTCGTCCGGTGCATTGAATACTGATGCTGATACGGAGTCTTTTGCTGATCATAG AGAAAAAATACTTTCAACCGCTAAGGCCTTAGTAGAAGACACAAAGCAACTTGTTGCTGGAGCAGCAAGTGGTCAAGAAAAATTAGCTGCTGCTGCACATTCTGCATCTTCCACGATTAACAAATTAGCCGATGTTGTAAAACGTGGAGCAACCAGTCTTGGCTCTGACGACCCAGACACACAG GTTGTGTTGATTAATGCAGTCAGAGATGTGGCTTCAGCACTTGCTGACCTGATAAACGCAACCAAAGATGCCTCTGGTAAATCGTCATCGGATAATGCTATGTTCCATCTTAAAGCGTCAGCAAAG gctatggtgacaaatgtaaCTTCATTACTGAAAACAGTCAAGTCAGTTGAGGATGAAGCTGCAAAGGGACCACGTGCTATTGAACAAACCATACATTCAATTAAACAAGAACTCAGG TGTCTGCAATCAGTGGCCGGTGAAGAGCGTCGAGCGTCACCTGAAGAACTTATTCATATCACGAAGCCCATCACAAGTGCAACCGCAAAAGCTGTTGCTGCTGGAAAGTCCTGCAGACAGGAAGATATGGTCATTTGTGCCAACATGGGCAGGAAAGCTGTCTTTGATATGATTCACATTTGTAGG GCATCTGCAGCAAATACAGAAGACCCCATTCAGCAACAATCAACACTGAATTTTGGACAAGCTGTTGCAGAATCTTACGCCAGTTTACTTAACAACGTACTCTCCATTAGCCAACAGCCAAATAATAAtgacttgaagaaaaatttaattccTCTCTCGAAAAATGTAGCTACTGCTGTGAGCAATATGGTACGATCGGGAGAGAGTATGAAAG GTTCTGATTGGGTAGATCCAAATGATCCAAATGTGATTGCGGAACAAGAACTTCTTGCAGCTGCTGCTTCAATTGAGGCTGCTGCTAAAAAGCTTGCACAACTTCGTCCTCGGAAGAAACCAAAA CAAGCAGACGAAAATCTTAACTTTGAAGAGCAGATTCTTGAAGCTGCAAAGTCAATCGCAACAGCCACGACGGCATTAGTCAAAGCAGCGTCTGCTGCTCAAAAGGAATTGGTTTTGCAAGGAAAG GTTGGATCCGTGCCTGCACTTAGACATGATGACGGACAATGGTCACAAGGTTTAATTTCAGCGGCACAAATGGTTGCACGAGCAACAGGCAATTTATGTGAGGCAGCAAACCAAGCCGTTCAAGGAGAAGCAAGTGAAGAGAAGTTGGTCACTTCAGCCAAACAGGTTGCTTCATCAACTGCTCAGCTATTGGTTGCTTGCAAAGTGAAAGCTGATCCTAACAGCGAAAACATGAAACGATTACAG